AACAGTAAAGGCATGAGACAAAcgtaaaataaatgtgattgaTAGTTTGGGTTCGTAAGACTATATCCCACCAGTCACTGCGACACGtacgggtttttttttcaagattgtTCCTCAGATGAGTTTACAGCGCGAGCTAGTTTGTTTTTCAAAGGTATTTAATAACAGTATTCCAGAGTATTTAATATCTACGTCAGAGCCCAAAATGCAGCATAAACTTTACTCTTCTTTGACAAACATACTCGAATATTTTCCGAAGTGCACATTTTTATACAGAGCAGTACTATAGAGTCGTTTCTTCCTCTTCGTAAAGCACTGCTTTTTTTtccaacctatgctgatagccttgagaggctatttcagattaTCTTTGACGTGTAatgagctgacggggctcaaaccgggagtgttgctaacactggccccagcaaaaGCAGCGCTTCGCAAAATCTGCCACCGAATTTGAAAcgtgacctactgagaagatccggcgagaaattcaatgggctgtgtctctgggttaatttactcgtcgagcccttcgtcgaagTAGGTACTGCTGATCGAATCAGTTGCAAAGCCCAATATGTGCTtgtaccttttttattattctccCACATTCTGCTCGTAGAAGGGGAGAGCGGGGGGATAAGTGTATtaaccccatagacacagccccctgagtttctcaccggatcttctcagtgggtcgcgtttccgatccggtggtagattctgcgaagcactgctcttgctagggtcagtgttagcaactctccggttgagccccgtgagatcacctacaaacgttagggtgaagctgaaatagcctctcaaggctatcagcataggtagaaaaagaaaaaaaaagggataagtgtaaatattttaaaatgaataaaatctaGAACTAAAACTGAGTATGTAATTTATTCTCCCGTTTTTTAATTTGCTATTGTTTCCGGCCTGTCGAATATTGTAGTGTTCGTTATTACAAACGACTGCGTCTTTAAAGTacatataatgacaataagaaACACgatattaaactgtaaaagtagctTCAATTATGTCTACGTCTCGCGAAAACAGGAGAAAATACAATAGTaatgaattcaataaaaatgcacattaaaatttaaatcaaatttattgttgtactgtaaaaactgagaccttagaactcatattttaaGGTACGTGATGACATTTAAATTGTAGATGTATGGGCTGctgtaaccgcttaacaccaggtggaccgtgaaagagaccacccgtctaagcaaaaaaaagtcaCACTGAGACGCATAACAAACATGTTAAATGTCAAAACATCTTAACTTTACCACTGGTTCCCGAGAAGGCCACAGTACTCAGAAGAACCGGAGAAACAAACTTAGCGGacttgttttataaataaataaagtgttcCATTTCAGTAACTACCTAATTTATTAATAGATTCAAGGGTCTCAAATAAGGAGTTGTTTTTTGGGTTATATCtaaaatacacttaataataGACAAGTATATACAGATGACGAATACCAAATATTTGATAAAGATACTGACCCCATCAAGGAATCGATACCGGACCCTATGCAGTAATCACTAAGCCTACGCACTGATCAATATAAATACTTACTGTATTCTTACTGTGTTGATACACCtcaattattacttattatattacatattagaAAAAATGACATGATTTATGTGATCATTTTTGTCTAATACTGAGTTCGAACACCCAATATGTTTTCGTGTTTGAAATACTCTGTTACTCTGATTTGATGACTTGACAAATGTTATCTTGTCAGATTGCCCACAATTTTGTTTATGATCGTTTTGTGTAATTGCTAATTTCCCGAGCATCTGTTCCTATAACGAGCAATTAAATCAACACACACAATTAAATAACACAAATCGTTTCAGGCATTTTGGAGTGATGTACTTATCGACggacatattttttaattacgtagagacgatattattataaaatttttgaattctATCCGAAAACAATGATGTTGCGATCTAAAATCTAAATATTCGATATTCATATTCCAACCTATTAACTCCCGAACGTGGTGAAAAAATttaacacatttattttattacaaaatgttaTTTAGAAGATATCTTCCTGAATAATTCAAATGACATTTGCCATGAACCTAATACTTAACAATGAAGATCCGTAAAGACGACCTCAATAAAACCCATATTGCCAAACATCTCGGAACTCACTTGAATGAGTTAACCAGGGGTAGATCAATGACAAGACACAGACGTCACGCCTGGTACCAATGCAACCTGAACGAGAACGATTCACGATTGCTCCGTACCGGCATCGTGTCGTTTAGTGGACAATTCGATGATCTGTGGTAGAAGGCTGGGTGAGTTGTCTTACAAATCGGCGCCCGTGCATCTTTAGACTAGTCGAAGTATAAAGCGAGGCGGTGGTAGAAGTGGAAGCCATTCCAACTCAAACAGTGCGCCAGTGAAGTGGTGAATACTTGACGTCAAATAAGTGACATAAGGAGTGCAAAATAATGTAAGTTTTAAAAAGTGTGTCTCGATATCGGcgtatttacaattaaaaaaaaacaacgtccggttattgtacaatataaaatGACAAATGCAAGATGtcgaacattttaaaattaaattaataatttgttttttatgtcttaaaaaatattttaaattaaaatatgatgaAAACCAACCGACGAAACCAAACGCATAATTTTCACAAAGAAGTCGCAAGATCCTCAGAACGATACGCGCTTTCACTTTCCGGTAAACTTAAACGTTTTCTAAAGCTCAAGTAACACTTAGCCTTAATCTGAATGAAGAAAATTATCGAGTTTATCCCTAAGAATTAAATATTACTGTGTatataaatacgaaaaaatattttctctttacagtttttctttatttcaaaattgattattaatacaaagaaaacaataacaactAAATAAAACATAGAAAACGACCTTAGcgtttattagaaaaatactttCATTGAGATCAACATTTTAAAAAAGACAAAAGGAGAAATTTTCATGTCCAGAGAACGCGTTGTAACCGCGGGTCATGCCGTAACGCGTTGCATAAAACGGACAAACCGCTTAAAGCGTTGCGCAATTGTATTACTAACGTTACAGAATTATGACGCATGATTCGAAACGCAGGACGACTGCTAAATCAAACCGTGTACCGAATTCGAACCAAACCACGACAATGACACCAATTTCATACTTTcttccaaaacaaaaacaatgagGTCAACCTCGTTAATAACAAACTTAACCGAATGATTTGCTAGCACGGAAACAACCATCAatttactattttgtttattattttgcatatttgagcaattaatatttaaaatgaacatgtattaagttttattaatacCATTTCTGTCACCTACGATGCGGCTACTGCCAAAGAGCACTGACTTTATACAGATTATGTAACTACAGATTGTGCGCGAAAGTAAAAGTGATACGCCGGGGCTATTACAAAACGAATGCTTCCTTCTCGCGAGATTTAGTCGTAATATAACATATTATCCACATTGTAATTTGTTAtatttcttattctttttttttttagagatcATGCGGTGGACGAATTTCACATTCATACTACTATCATTATTGATAGGGGGCTCACTAGCGGAATGGTCTTGGGGTGGTGATAAAAAAGACTCAACAGCAGATGTGGCAGATGCAAAAACAGAATTATTAGAAGGTGAAATTGTATCCGAAGCGCAAGAAAAGAGTTTGGAGTCGAATGCAACTGTACTCGATGATATTGTCGATGAATTAGTTAGCCGCAAACAGGGTAGAAGTTTGGGTGGTTTCGACAACTTCGACGATGTATACGGTGATCCCACGATCAAGGAAGCCTTGGACGCAGGTGATGACGCTGAAGCTAGAAATCTCATCAAAGGGCGCCTTTGTAGTTTGGGACTTGtacaagtaagtatttcattaagatatattacagattttatgtaaagGTAAACCCCCatgcataatttaattttttaacaaacgattttaatctcatttcattcattgtttTAAACCATAATCGATCGCCGTAGAATAAGGCAAGATTCTTATAGCGGCAAAGATGCCTATTATCAGCTATTATGTcatagaaattataataatttaaattaaatcttattACTTACAGTGTGACGATGAAGAAACTCAAGAAAAACGTACATACGTTTCACCCGATGAACTGATTTACGCGCAACCAGTTGATATCAAGCCAATCGGAAAGCCAGTTGCTTCAATTCCGATTCGAGGGCCCCCTAgggcatacggtccacctaagCCTATGTTGTATCCTCCTAGGCCTCAAAAAACTCCACCAAAAAGGATCGGGTATGGGGGCAACGTAAGACCGGGTTTTTCTGAAAAATACGGAGTCTCAAACAGCAACTTCCAATTCTCGCAGAGCGGATCTTACGGCGGAAGTGATGTAAACTACGTAACTAGACCTCCGAGCTATGCAAATGAAGCACCTTATGTGTTCGAAAACAAACCTGGATATAGTAAGAATCCGTCATCATTGCACTCGAGTACGAAAACAGAATCAGTTGTTCAACAGCACGTACACCACCACTATGTACACAGTGACGCTGAAAAGGACCCTAAAGTTATAATTAAGCCTGTCGCCATCCCTGTAGGGTCGGTAGGTCACTTAGCTTCCCAAAGTCAACTTAACCAGCACTCAGAAATCATAACTGCCGCGGGAGGAGATTTTAGCTCATCGGGTGGTTTTAAGCCTATGTCTGGTGGTTTCATCGATAGCAAACCAATTTACGAAACGGACACAATCTACGGCGGGCAATATGGGTATAACAATGTCAACAAAGGCAGTTCAAATATTGTGACACAGGGTTTACCGAATCAGTACCCAAATCAAGCTTTTGAAGATCAAAAGTATGGTAATTCATTAGGAAATTATGCCTCACACAGTTCCGACTTTTATAAAAAAGAGTTACATGTAGGATCTGGTAACAACATATACAGTCAAGGTCCAGCAACTTTTGGACAAAGTAACGCATTTCAAGAAAATTACCATGAAGCCAAAGCACAGGGATTTGAATGTGTATGTGTTAACTACGACCAATGCCCGAGCCAAGAAATAATTGGACGCCGGGACGACTTATATCTACCAATTGATCCTCGAAATAAAGGCAGCGAAATTGTAGCTCTCACCGAAGAACAGCTTGATAACATAACTAATATCGAAATCACTCAGATGACAAACACTGAAAACTCTACAAATGATGACGTGAAGAAAATAAGTAAAAGAGATGTCAAAGAAGATAAGCCTCAGGAACAAGCTAAAGAAATTGAACCGGTACGTAAATTTTAATTCTTATAAAATCACTCATCTACATTTAATACGCTCATCTCCTTATCCATTCATTCAActcatacaaaaatattaaattaaactgGGGTAACGCTGTTACATTCGGACTTAACTCCTTTTTGGTAAACCTGACTGTAACagataacaaaagaaaaactaaacaaagggcactgacatttaaaaaataactagtAATTTACAATCATCAacttaatcataaaaataaatatcactTCAGCGCCTATTTGGATCAGCCGGCTTCGGTGATAACGGCGTCAATACCAACAAAAAAGTGCAGCCCACGTTTGGTGTATCTTTTGGGTTGCCCCAGCCTTCCCATGGTTATCCTATAAATCCTTACGGTCACAGTCCTATACACAACCCTTACGGACCTGCAATCAATAGCGGCGGCATAAACTTAGGTTTGCTTTCCGTAAACCCATTGTTAGCCATTGAGGTAACTAAAAATGATTACGGTGAAAAGATAGTTAAGCCTCTAGTAAACTTGCACATAACACCTAACGAACATGTGGTCAATAGAATTGGAGACCTCTTCCATGAAAAGAAACACTACCTTTTGAATAAACATGAACATTACCACCACCACCAACCATACCATAATTCGTATGGTTACTACCACCATTCTCATCCTCCACTTGTACCGACAAATCATGGTCCTCCTATTTATTCACCACATTATACACACTATCAAAACAAATATCCTGGGTATTTTAAATCACGTCCACAATTATATGAATCCACCGCTTCAAACGAAGATGATGACTATTATAACGACGATACAGATGAACATTATAATAACGAATATGATATACACAATCCTGTCCATAATAACTACGGTTTTGAAAGATCACTAAATGTTAGCACGAACGATAATGGTCAAAAATATGCAAATCGTTACGCTTATTCCCGTTCCCTCACTGTTCCACAAAAACCTAATGGGGCCAACCCGACAGGCCAAACCTTTAGATTTCCTGAAAACAGAAAGAAGCGAGAAATCAATCAATCAGAAAATTTTGATCAATCTAGTCAAAGAATACAAGAGGTAAACCTAGTTTGTGACTGGTGTGTAGAATCTCCAACGCAAAAGTGGTCTCAACGATTTCTTCTTCTACTTTCAGCGTCAAGGATATGCAAACCGTCCATTAGTGCAACAATGCCGACCAAATCAGGTGTGCTGCCGTCGACCATTAAGACCTCAAGCAAGTAACCGTGGCCAGTGTGGAGTTAGACATTCACAAGGCATAAACGGAAGAATCAAAACACCTGCCTACGTTGATGGAGAAAGTGAATTTGGCGAATACCCCTGGCAAGCAGCTATTCTAAAGAAAGACCCCAAAGAGTCAGTTTACGCCTGTGGTGGAACGCTCATTGATGGCCTCCACATTATGACTGCTGCCCATTGTATTAAATCGTAAGTACATCTGATGATCTTGCACAATACCGAAGTAAATACGTGTAACATTTGGCTGTTTAAATTTAtctctaaatattttttcagatATAAGAGTTTCGAGCTGCGTGTGCGATTAGGTGAATGGGATGTCAATCGCGATGTGGAATTCTATCCCTACATTGAAAGAGATGTATTATCAGTTCATATCCACCCATTATATTACGCTGGTACTCTTGATAACGACCTGGCAATCCTCAAACTGGATCATCCAGTTGAATGGACCAATTATCCTCACATTAGCCCAGCTTGTCTTCCCGATAAATACACCGATTACTCTGGACAGAGATGCTGGACTACCGGATGGGGAAAAGATGCTTTCGGCTCAAACGGAAAATACCAGAATACattgaaagaagtcgatgtaCCTATACTGTCACATGGTCAATGCCAGCAGCAGTTAAGACAAACAAGATTGGGCTACAATTACGAATTAGGACAAGGATTTATTTGCGCTGGAGGCGAAGAAGGAAAAGACGCCTGTAAGGGTGACGGTGGTGGTCCTCTGGTCTGCGAACGCGGAGGAACATGGCAACTTGTGGGTGTGGTGTCATGGGGAATCGGCTGCGGACAAGTTGGTGTGCCTGGTGTCTACGTGAAAGTATCTCATTACTTAGACTGGATATCCCAGATCACGGGAAAATTTTCTAATTATTAGTTTGATCttcattttgttataattacgATACACTCTTGACTGAAAGTCGCTTATTTATTAGATAAGTTATAAGACTTTATATTTAATAACGTAAATTATTTAGTACTAAACTTTGGATGGTAATATTCAGAGTATCAGAGTAAATGCattatgcaattttattttaataaacatattacatatttaatactGGATTTATTATTTGTCTCCTCGGCAGAATGGAAGAAAAGTAAATTGACCACCTATTTCAAAATCGTTATAGTTAAAAATCGTTATAGTTAAACGGTTATGATTTAAGCCAGGGATTTCTATAGTGGTTATTATCGGTTTCCCGGAGATCGACATAAACGACAATCACactctatttaattaaaacgcgttcttttttgaagtttttAGGATATTGTATAAGTTGTCTTACTTGTTCCGATTTGTTATGAGaatgattaatattttaatatgaagtATCATTGTTgtacttttacttttatttagaaATCCCTTaagatctatttatttaataaattttaaatgttaagtTTACTTACTATATCAACAGCTATCTTTTGAAGCTGAGAAGTATTTTGTATCACTAGGGAAAAATAgagataggattttttaaataattttactatagGGGTCTAAGGTATCAGTTCAAAAGAGATGCCTGTTGCGCAATATTGTTTGagaatccataatttaagctatGCGTTTTATACATAATACTCAACTAATTTGCTATAAATAGGAACTatgtatttataacaaaatgACTTTAACTTTCTTTATACTAAGCTAAGCTGCACCTTCATAGATAAAGgcctaatatttataaattttatttgtatgtaaacTTTTTCTTCATAGACAATAATTTTGATGAACGAGATTGAATTTGCGTGTCAAAATAAAGCATTTGTTACCTGTTAGGTTTATATTAGTAAAACAATTTCACAATCCTAATACTTTTCAATCCAATGACTGCAAAAAATACTGATCGGAAAGGGAAAAACAAAGATCAAAAGTCTACAACGTATGAAATGGTAGATGCTTTGGCGACTTTTAAGTTGCCTGATAGTTTACCGTGTTCCGAAATCGATTTTCCAGTTTTcgtcaagaaaaaaaagaaagcaaAATGGTCAGAGATTGTAGAAGAAAGTAACGAGAGAATgcagaaaatacaaaaatacgtCGAAAGCAAGAATGAGGACATGCCAAAGTCACCTTTTCTCAGTAGGTTTGTTTTTTAAGCGTGACGAACCAAGGCCCACCTACAGCTTAAAATTGCACCGTTCACTCTGAAACATGACTTCGAAGTctcatttgtattaaaataaggaTTTTATATAACCCTTTAAACATAAATTCGTCATTACTTCGAGcggaaaaataaacaaaccttACCTAGAATAGATAATTATATCGTCATATAAAGTTTATCCCACACCTACCAAATCCCCAGAACATAATCAATCCACAGTCCCATTTCACTAATATCGAACGTCTACACCCAACcaatattttagaataattgATAAATGCATGATCTTTTGAAGTTTGTAGTAACACAGGCGGAAATACTAAATTTTAGCCATAAAAACAGTTGGTTAGTAAAattaactattctgagaccttataactcatatctcatggtgggtggcggcatttaaattgtagatttctatgggctccagtaaccacttaacaccaggtgggttgtgagctcatccatccatctaagcaataaaaaaataaaaattgcctAAATAAATTAGGTATCCAAGGGCATGCAAAGTATAAACAGACAAACAGTGTTTATTTGCAACTCATTTTACAATACTTAACTTTCCATAATTACAACCACTACGATAACATTTAGAAACCGAATGCGAGTACATTAACTCGGAAGTATTTATAATCCTACTACCCGCACTTGAAGAAACTTTAAGAAAAGCAAAAATTTGGGAGGCACTCGTCAGACAGAAGTGTTTTTTCAACGGGATAGATCATATTGCACAAGTAGGTAAATTTTCTTATATTAAAGGAacttacctagtcaggtcataagtattgtcacacagtaaaaacttttcttttagaatgctggccacaaaaaagtttattgaattcgaatttcgaattgttcatgaaaataaaaatgtatacttttagaattttactcatttttaaatatggagaggacgcttaaagaagaccgtgttgcagttattgcgttgcatcgttgtggttacgcgccaattcaaatttttaacatactgaaaaatttgaatataaccaaaagattcgtttatcgttccatcaaacgatacaatgaagactctagtgtagatgacaagtcaagaagtggtcgccctcggtctgttaggactccagcagtgataaaagctgtgaaggcgcgaattcaaagaaatcccaaacgtaagcagaaactgttggcccttcagatggggttaagcagaaccacggtgaaaagggtgttaaatgaagacttagagcttcgggcatatcgaagaaaaacaggacatcgtttgaatgctcgtctaatggacctgagactgaagagatgccgcgctttgttgaagcggtacgcgggaaaaaaatatcgggaaattcttttttcggatgaaaaaatttttaccgtagaagagagctacaacaaacaaaatgataaggtgtacgcacacagtagtgaagaagcgagcaaccgtattccgcgtgtccaacgaggtcattttccatcctcgctcatggtatggttgggagtttcttattggggcttaacagaggtacatttttgtgagaaaggtgtaaaaacgaatgcagttgtgtatcaaaatacagtcctgacgaaccttgtggaacctgtttctcataccatgttcaataacaggcactgggtattccaacaagattcggcgtcagctcatagagcgaagagcacacaagactggctggcggcgcgtgaaatcgacttcatccggcacgaagactggccctcctccagtccataTTTGAattcgttagattacaagatatggcaacacttggaggaaaaggcgtgctcaaggCCTCAtctcaatttggagtcactcaagacatccttgattaaggcagccgccgatattgccatggacctcgttcgtgctgcgatagacgactggccgcgcagactgaaggcctgtattcaaaatcacggaagtcattttgaataaactttagtgtcataagaatctatgttttgttaagttcattttggtatatgaatggttacataatgaataaacttgtttcaattattttacattaaacatgtgacagaatttatgacctgactaggtataatttaGACGTTGATGTGTTTCCTATTAAATCCGAAATGGTTGTACAGGTGTTGATGAAAGTTTCGAGAAATCTTTAAGTTGGATGATCTTGTAGTTTGGTAGCAATCTAGTAGAAGTCAAATCGAAGATCGGCCTGGAAGATTTTGACTAGTACGAACATAAAATGTAACGGAAAAAAGctatgaatgtttttttataacttagatgggtggacgatctcacagcccacctggtgttaagtggttactggagcccatagacatctacaacgtaaatgcgccacccaccttgagatgtaagttctaaggtctcagtatagttacaacggctgcctcaccctacaaaccgaaacgcattactgcttcacggcagaaataggcagggcggtggtatctacctgtgcggactcacaagacgtcgtaccaccagtaaattcaatgataacaaaattaattcgaATCGTTATCCATTCTATCACGTAAATGAACATTTTTCAAACCTGCATTAACAAAATCCATACTTAGACGCTTCCTGGAATCGTTGCTAAAggcggtttttatttaattatactcgTTTGTTGAAAAGATTTACAACTAGGCACATCTTTACACGCAGGTGTTGTGGAACAATAATCCGCGTTACCCAGGGCGCAAATTCCAAAGTCCGCATATATTTAACATGCCTTGGGCACGAGAACACCTCAAGAACAAGTATGTATATTTTGTCAATTTCAAAAATATGTACCTTATTTACCTATCTACTCAAAAAGAGTGAACGCACAAGcacaaacataaaatattcaacTACAACGTTAGTCtttttttcttccattcttCCATGTAT
The sequence above is drawn from the Bombyx mori chromosome 11, ASM3026992v2 genome and encodes:
- the LOC119629151 gene encoding uncharacterized protein LOC119629151 → MRWTNFTFILLSLLIGGSLAEWSWGGDKKDSTADVADAKTELLEGEIVSEAQEKSLESNATVLDDIVDELVSRKQGRSLGGFDNFDDVYGDPTIKEALDAGDDAEARNLIKGRLCSLGLVQCDDEETQEKRTYVSPDELIYAQPVDIKPIGKPVASIPIRGPPRAYGPPKPMLYPPRPQKTPPKRIGYGGNVRPGFSEKYGVSNSNFQFSQSGSYGGSDVNYVTRPPSYANEAPYVFENKPGYSKNPSSLHSSTKTESVVQQHVHHHYVHSDAEKDPKVIIKPVAIPVGSVGHLASQSQLNQHSEIITAAGGDFSSSGGFKPMSGGFIDSKPIYETDTIYGGQYGYNNVNKGSSNIVTQGLPNQYPNQAFEDQKYGNSLGNYASHSSDFYKKELHVGSGNNIYSQGPATFGQSNAFQENYHEAKAQGFECVCVNYDQCPSQEIIGRRDDLYLPIDPRNKGSEIVALTEEQLDNITNIEITQMTNTENSTNDDVKKISKRDVKEDKPQEQAKEIEPRQGYANRPLVQQCRPNQVCCRRPLRPQASNRGQCGVRHSQGINGRIKTPAYVDGESEFGEYPWQAAILKKDPKESVYACGGTLIDGLHIMTAAHCIKSYKSFELRVRLGEWDVNRDVEFYPYIERDVLSVHIHPLYYAGTLDNDLAILKLDHPVEWTNYPHISPACLPDKYTDYSGQRCWTTGWGKDAFGSNGKYQNTLKEVDVPILSHGQCQQQLRQTRLGYNYELGQGFICAGGEEGKDACKGDGGGPLVCERGGTWQLVGVVSWGIGCGQVGVPGVYVKVSHYLDWISQITGKFSNY